The nucleotide window ATCTtacttttcagtttttcatgTGAAAACTGAGATTTCTTGACACAACATGActgttttttcatatttttttctgccaaTAACGATACGAAAACAATTCGTGTTTAAACCGCAATTAAGTCGAAATGATAAACTTtgatgaaacattttttgcGAACGGTAATTCCGAGAAGGTTCAAACTTGGTGAACTCTTCATACTTAGTACACTACtacaatttcaatatttttctctttcgagTCGCATAAattaagaatttttatattttttttgtgcaaTACTAAATTACTCTTTAAGATGTGTATTACGTGAGTTGAACTAGTCGGAAATCGAAGGCAGATCCTGATTtcagttattttattttatttttcagtcctccattttttttactctcaaaaaaatgaaaacgcgTTTCTTTTCTCAAGTCGTACAGTCGCGTCACTTTTTTATCTTTGACTCCAAGTAAATAAGTTTTTAACATTGTTGAAATAACTTGTTTTAATCACGGATTCTGTTTCTGACAATAATaagcgtataaataaattagtaaGGAACCCAATGCGGTAATTTAAAACGACGGACTGCATGGTCGAGTATCGTTATATGGTGACACAATGCGACTTAAATTATTCttgtggagaaaaaaagtaaagaaaaaccTTAAATCGTTGGACCGGGGTATCCGGGAATCTGAAACGTCCACAAATTATAAGGAAATTTGTATCTCCGGACAAAAGTTCTTCTTTATAATATTGACTTTAATTTGGCTAAATCCAGTTCTTCTCATACCAGCATTGAGATTCAGTGTAGGAATAAGCAATGTGACACACcaattaataaatgaatttggTAATCGAATACAGCCAATTCCAGTCCCATAAAAAGAGCGCATCTAATTTTTCCATCAGATAgtgtattcgaaattttttggattCTAGTGATACAAATTGTATCATATAATCCTATCATGAAAACCATATGTAATTTATCATCGTTCTTTAacactttttttctgtaacaCTCGATGGAAAATTGACAAAGTCTTTCAAATCAAACAAGATTTCCTCCGTCGTTTTAGCCTTCAATCCCTGACGATTATAGTCATTTCGAAACATATCTGCAGGTCTAGGACGATTTtcaaatcgataaaaaatccTGCTATCTCGCTGATCAGCTCTCAATGTAATCGCTGGCAAATCGACAACCGTTTTTTTTGTCGTTAAATTCGGGCTGATTTTAACACGCTTTAGATCGTTCATATTTTGGACAATTTGTTTATCATTTAGTCGATGAAATCGTTTGTTGACAGACGAGTCGTAGCGGTTTATTCCTGGGTTATTGATGGTACAATTATTGTCGAAGTTCCTACGAATTTCACCACCATCCTCACGTTTTTCTTGTCTGAAAATCGGTCCACCAATCATATTATCGAGCTGGTCCTCGGCTCGGACAAAGTCGAAATCTGGATCGATAAGCATCGTCTGTGAATATACGAAAGAAATATTCCATTTTATGGGGCTAATTTGGTTAAGAATGCAAAAAAAGAcggaaaatacagtttttgtTCGCGATACTCTTCTCCGAAAAGGAAAAAGTATAGGTTTATTAGTAGAAAGAATAATaaggattcaaaaaaaaaaatctagaattttctttaaataaatACGTCAACTCGGAAAAGTGTAATCGTTTATCTAGGAAAAGTAAACTAAAGTTCTGGTATAACCGGAAGTTTAAATTAAATGGTACatgacaatttttcatgctCAACATGCGATTGTAAAATGGTGtaagttttagattttttcatcaaaccgTTTTCGAGAGTATCGCTGGAGCTTGTCGGACAGACGGCTATTTCTgtaaaaacttgtttttccGATTCTAGGGTTTCGAAACCGcaaagattcgttgaaattataaaacgtGTTTTCGACAGCAATCAGTACTTTTCTTATATGATAAACGATTTTGCGGGGTCGTTTCTTCTACCAGTGTGAGGTGATCGTTTTGAACCATGTGGCTTTTTGTATtttgtgaatattttctttgtaaTGGCACCGAAGAGGCCTAAGCTTTCGCTTTTTTCGATGACAACCTTGGCCTTTTGTAGAATGACATGATTGGTTTTGATTAGTTCAAGTTGTTCCCCTATGTGAAAGATCATTTTCCCTATATTGGATAAGATCCATAAACCATATCAATAATACTTTTCTCAGGTCACCaaaggtgatgaaaagtaaaaaccTCATAGAAACTCTGACTAATGTCTTGGCCGACTGATCACCAGTACCTCGAAAATTCTCTTGTAAACCTCAATCTTGGCGCGTTCTAGTTCAGTCGAGCATCTAGACCTTAGAATCGGTGATTTATTCAAAGAATCAGCATCTGCCGCTGCTGAACTGTTCAAATGCCGCCAGGTATTCGCTGATTCCCCGGGCATCGGTTTGGGCAAAACTAATCTTTGCTGATGAGTTTTCTGTAAAGAAAATACGTTTACAATTAAGTTAAGTGTTCGAAGATGATCGAGAACCATCACAAGATGTATATACAAGAAGAATTATTACGTATAtctatgtacatacgtattgATACAACTAATGATACTAACGATGATGAAATGATAATTCATGTACGAGAGTGTAAATGCAATATAATTACCAAATAAGGCGTAGGTAGATCTACGACAGAGTACGAGGCTCCTGCcacagaaaaataatttaaggGACAATTTCTActcaaattttcttcatttcctaAAGATCGCTGCATGTACCTTGGGGGTTTCATCAAATTCATCACGTTTTCCGACTGATCAACTCTCACCGAAGAAGCAGATTTACCGAAGTTAAAATTCAGTGTTGGTGCAATGATAATTGCACCAGCCTGTacattttttgcaatattttcatGGCCTGAAGATAATCGCCTCGACACCTCGTCCAGTTTATTATCTTCTACTTTAATTTTAGTCACCTCACTCCTGCGCTCATTTGATTCGACTTCTGGCTGTTCAAAATTGTGAATTACTCCAGTCTCGAAACTTGGAATATCGTTCATGCAATCTTTCCACCGCTCCCTCTCACTTAAATTCCTTTCCAGTCTGATAAAAGGCATTCCATCGGTACAGTTTGATCTTTCCAATGATTCTCTATAAATCTTTACCTCATTCTCAACAGTTTCCTTTGCCTCTTGCCAAGTAGAATCAATTTTCACTGTGTCATGctcacgttgaatttttccggCAGTTCTGGAAAGAAGTggtttttcagcattttttttcatgctaTTACTTACATCCTGTGCTGTCGGTCGATTTTcctcaatttgaaaattgaaggaacaCCTCCTTTTAGACCAAACTTGACTTCTGATTTCTTCTGTTTCCGCAGATTTCACCTGGAtctgatcaattttttcctcaaaaattttccactctGCTTTTGGCTTTGTCTCATTAATAACAACAACTTCTTGTTTTACTTTGATTTCTTTCTGTAAAGACGCTATGTTTTTTCGAACTGTGACGTTTTCGAAATCCGACgttgtattttgaaatctCCCGAGAGTCTCTTGTCCTTCACCCGGGAACATTGACGGCGTATCCAAATTTGGTCGATTCAAAAATCGACCGTTTGTCTTTGAAACATGTATTTTCGAATCAAGTGCTGTAGTCGACAAGTCGATCGGTAGTGGGCTCTTTTTGCGGATTTTAAATTCCTTAGACTTTAGCTCTGCAAGGTTTTGTAAACTGTCTGAATCATTACCTGGAACAAATAAAACATCACATTAGTTGTGCTGCGAAGTTTTTCATACGCTGCATCATCATATACGAACGCTTAAATGTGATAATACCTGAATTAACTTCACGGAATTCTTCCGGCATGCTATCTATATTCGCCCCTGATCTTTTGGCATCCACGCGGCGTCCAGTTTGtggaatacttttttttgcgaaaactACTGCATTTGCGAGTAATTTAGGATCGCGGTATTTTAATGCTGCCTTCAAAAGGAACGAGTTGAACTTAGGCGTGTTCGAATATCGTAGGGTTCGAATGTCGTGGTCTTTCACTGATCTGGTAACTGCAAAGCCATTCTTGTCAAATATTCTTAAGAAAGGGTGAAACTTCACCCGACTACTACCAATTCTTGCCCAGTTGTTTAAATTTTCGGTAATCTCATCATGAGACGCTTGTCTccggtaatttttatttctctttcttacCGTcctgttgtatttttttctcttagcGATGTAACGGTGAGtcggtttttcaatttttacttgaGAAAAACCTTCCCGTTTGACGTCATATTCCGGTGATAATTTTCCCGTATCACAGGAATTTCTTACACTGTATTCATTTTCCATATCGTTTTCACTTTCTGTATAATTTGCAAGAATCGAGGCATTGCTCACTGTCGAATCTTGGTCATTATTGTATCTATGACAACGATCATCGTCCTCAAGGTCCAGAGTGTTGTACAAGTAGAGTaagcatttttcaattttcgaaagatGGTACAAATTTAGCGAGTTATCGATATTTGATGTACATCGATCGATTTCGTTTAACGATGAATCGTGAAGCGACAAACTCGATACCTCGCTGTCGATAGATCGACTGCCAATAATCTGATGTCCCGTCATGCTTTTGACAAATTCACAGTTTAtggtatattttcaaaaattcacatatgGACTTTTCGTGTCTTTTAGATCATTTACAGGCCTAGGTATTACGAATTAGGGGCTTATCAATATTCACAGATCGTGTGCACGTCGCCGATTAGTTTGTAATACGTATATAACCACTATGTCGCAGTTTTCCTCTTCGTCTCAATAGAATAATCTGGAATTTTTTCGCGTTCGAATTATCATGACGATTGCTTAgaattcgtaaaaaaataatgatgctTTAAAATGTTTCTTATGTATCTTTGACGGCGAAAAATGTTCACTCTCTTTATTTGTCTTCTGTTTtcgttgtttttgtttaattatgtATTATCTCCAGGGAAATAATTGTGTTGACAACCGAGAGCTTTGCTATTACATAATGATAAccatggtgaaaaaaaaaacgaaagtacTTACGAAAATGCAATAGATTTTACAATCTTACCGTCGTAAAGTCCTTTCAACAACACGTCTTTTTGATTATCATCACGGGCGAAAATCTAACGCTAtcgtaaatatataattagaTGTTTGCTAGAACAAATTCGTGAACACGACTGATTAAGGGCGGAAATAATTGAAGGcagagaaaacaaaatgagTTTAATGCTTGGCGTGTAATGTTTCATTGTTTTCGCAATCGCTGCACTCGTTCGCTTTCAATGCTCGAATTTCGAAATCTCGATACTACTCCGTCTATGTTATTTTCACAGACCGTGGACTCGTGTCCAATTTTCATCGTCGATGAAAACTCTGCTTTACGACTTTGAGCGACACAACACAAATCTGCTTGTTACCGTGACATATTCGAATTCACATCATAAATGGCGTCTGACGATTTGTGTCAATGACCGCCGAACGATGTGTCTTATCCTAAATTGTCTCGACCtatcataaaaaataattaaaaacacaTTACCTACTCGGAACTTAATTAGTTCTAGTTAAAAACAACAGCCATCCGTTGGATATCAGTTTACCGCCAACCGAAAGTTAGGTTATTTTAACTAATCATTATCCGACCGAATTCTTGCTACTCGAATTTCCCTCAGTGAGTTGGCGGCAGTGAGATGGAAGAGGATCGCGATACGTCAATTAAAGATCACTTTCCAGAACCTCAGAAGAGATTTTGGATGGTAACGTATTCGTTATAGTTTTTGCTGTTCTGAATCGCTTCTCCAAAATCAGCTCATCAACTCTTCTACGTCGTACTCACTCACACCTGAAAGTATCCACCCTAATGTCAATCGTACCATTCCAGCGATCTAGGAAGCGTAGAAATAGCGATGCGGCCAGTGTCAGTTCGATGGATATATCAATGGGGTCTGATAgtatcaagaagaaaaaaagacgcaGAATTACCGAAGTCGCATCGAgcttcttttcctcttcctcctcatCTCTGACACCCAGCAAATTTGGAAGTGTTCTTCAAAGATCGTTCAGCTCTCAAGTAACCGATCTTTCTCTCCTTGGAGAGGAGGTTGATTCgggaaagacaaaaaaaaggtAAGGAACTCGAGAATGTGTCACAGAGTTTAAATTCACATGAATCCaatgtaattttaaaacaCGATTAATGAAACTTTTGTATTTGCCTTGAAGCTTTGATTCTTTAAACTTTGGTTTTTGATATCTGAAAATAATCCATCACTGATATCAAACACAAAAGATGTCCGTCTTCTAATTTTGTTTCTCACATATATGACCGTCCGGGTTTACGCACAGATCAAAAGTAACCGCGGAGCGACTGGATCAGCTGGCCATCCGTAGCTGGATTGTGGATATTGCGGAAGGGAAATCCAGCGGGCACCTGGATTTGAGCTTGAGTAGAAGAGAAGTGAAACGTCAAGAGGCGATCTATGAATTATTCTGCGGGGAGGATGTGTTGTTGCGGGACCTTGATAATCTCAGAGAATTCTATTACGAGCCTTTGCTACGAAGCGATATCCTGACTCCAGGTGAACTCGCCACACTATTTGGAGACATTTCCAGCCTTGTAGACCTCCACAAAAAGCTTAGAGACGAACTGGTCTGTCTTCGAGACGAGTCGGGTTTCACGGATGCTGTTGGAACCATTTTAATCAGCTGGGTTCGTTCTTATTGCACACCAAATTGTTTGGCTCTTAAtttaagaatataaaaattggtataatAGTCTTGATATGATTCAAAAACGATACGTATAGTGAATCAAGCATTTTCTCATAAGATATTCTCCAGGGTCTTATGCAAGAAAATCAGAATCTACAGATTtcgaattcaatttcacacAAAGTTGGTGCAACCATTTATTTACACTTACTTCAttctttctcttattttaGTTACCAAGTCTCGCCGAGCGCTACGTAGATCGTTGCAAGGCGCAGGTGTGGGCGAGACACTTGCTTGAGGCAAAACGCGCAAATAATAAACGTTTCCAAGAATTTCTGAAGAAAAGAACAAGTGTTCCACGGGCCGTTGACTTGTGGACATACTTGGACGTTCCGAGATCAAGGGTCGTCAAGTATCCTATCCTTGTTAATGAAATCCTCAGGCACACCCCGTGCAATCATCCTGATCAGACAGCGCTGAGAAAAGTGAGTGATATACTGTCCAAGTTACTTATAGAAATCGACGAAGCCATGGGAAATTCGGAGTGCAAGCTAGCCCAGAATAAAATCAACCCCTCGCCAGTTTGCGATCCTCATAAAGTCATACAAAATGCTGTGGAAGTCATTACCGAGGGGCAGTTGAGAGATGCTAAAGGAACGGTGCGCTCAATTgagttaattttctttctttaattCCCTTAGCACGCTGATGTTCTAACCGAAAGTAATTTTGTTTTGCAGAAACTGCATTGCTTCTTGTTTGATAACTGCTTTGTACTGGCTCGTCCAGCGAGGAGACCAGGCAGAAAGTGTAACCCATGTTTCCCTGTCGTATTACGAGATCAGTTAAGGGTACAGTTTGAAATCGAGgcgggtgaaaaaattcatactaCCTCATTCAAGGTTGCAGAACACACGCTTAATGCTGACGATGAGCATGCAAAACGGCATTGGATTGAGTCTTTTCGTAGGCTAAATACTATTTCTacaaatggaaaaagaaatcacgatggaaatattattgtaactgaggaaaagaacaaaaaaaggaaagaaaaagagaatcgaaatgaaaatgagaatGAGAATGAGGACGTGGATAAAATGAGTGAAATCAGCGAAAAGTCCCCGATAACGAAAAGTACAAGGAAACTGAAGTCTGTCGGAGATTTGTGCAGCAGTCATTTTCCGATTTCTCTTAGAAAAAGCCTTCTCAGGGATAAAAGAAACAGCATCAGCCTAGTGTGAAGAGTACTAtgatttattcatatataactactatattcatatacatccATTGCGTTaagaaattatacatatttttttagtcGCATGGTTTCACAGTCATTTTTGTAATTAACGTATCACGGATGATCTGGTGTTTCATTTTCCGGcaactaaaaaaaaacaaattaaatcCATTCACAGTGCTATCGTTGTCGGCGTTAATAcctatgaaaaaatgattacgTAAGGAAATTTCAATCGATTGAGACGATAAAACAAATGCGGTTATCCGAATGGAGTCCAAATGTGTG belongs to Neodiprion lecontei isolate iyNeoLeco1 chromosome 5, iyNeoLeco1.1, whole genome shotgun sequence and includes:
- the LOC107228079 gene encoding uncharacterized protein LOC107228079 produces the protein MENEYSVRNSCDTGKLSPEYDVKREGFSQVKIEKPTHRYIAKRKKYNRTVRKRNKNYRRQASHDEITENLNNWARIGSSRVKFHPFLRIFDKNGFAVTRSVKDHDIRTLRYSNTPKFNSFLLKAALKYRDPKLLANAVVFAKKSIPQTGRRVDAKRSGANIDSMPEEFREVNSGNDSDSLQNLAELKSKEFKIRKKSPLPIDLSTTALDSKIHVSKTNGRFLNRPNLDTPSMFPGEGQETLGRFQNTTSDFENVTVRKNIASLQKEIKVKQEVVVINETKPKAEWKIFEEKIDQIQVKSAETEEIRSQVWSKRRCSFNFQIEENRPTAQDVSNSMKKNAEKPLLSRTAGKIQREHDTVKIDSTWQEAKETVENEVKIYRESLERSNCTDGMPFIRLERNLSERERWKDCMNDIPSFETGVIHNFEQPEVESNERRSEVTKIKVEDNKLDEVSRRLSSGHENIAKNVQAGAIIIAPTLNFNFGKSASSVRVDQSENVMNLMKPPRYMQRSLGNEENLSRNCPLNYFSVAGASYSVVDLPTPYLKTHQQRLVLPKPMPGESANTWRHLNSSAAADADSLNKSPILRSRCSTELERAKIEVYKRIFETMLIDPDFDFVRAEDQLDNMIGGPIFRQEKREDGGEIRRNFDNNCTINNPGINRYDSSVNKRFHRLNDKQIVQNMNDLKRVKISPNLTTKKTVVDLPAITLRADQRDSRIFYRFENRPRPADMFRNDYNRQGLKAKTTEEILFDLKDFVNFPSSVTEKKC
- the LOC107228128 gene encoding neuroepithelial cell-transforming gene 1 protein, whose product is MEEDRDTSIKDHFPEPQKRFWMRSRKRRNSDAASVSSMDISMGSDSIKKKKRRRITEVASSFFSSSSSSLTPSKFGSVLQRSFSSQVTDLSLLGEEVDSGKTKKRSKVTAERLDQLAIRSWIVDIAEGKSSGHLDLSLSRREVKRQEAIYELFCGEDVLLRDLDNLREFYYEPLLRSDILTPGELATLFGDISSLVDLHKKLRDELVCLRDESGFTDAVGTILISWLPSLAERYVDRCKAQVWARHLLEAKRANNKRFQEFLKKRTSVPRAVDLWTYLDVPRSRVVKYPILVNEILRHTPCNHPDQTALRKVSDILSKLLIEIDEAMGNSECKLAQNKINPSPVCDPHKVIQNAVEVITEGQLRDAKGTKLHCFLFDNCFVLARPARRPGRKCNPCFPVVLRDQLRVQFEIEAGEKIHTTSFKVAEHTLNADDEHAKRHWIESFRRLNTISTNGKRNHDGNIIVTEEKNKKRKEKENRNENENENEDVDKMSEISEKSPITKSTRKLKSVGDLCSSHFPISLRKSLLRDKRNSISLV